One Salinimonas marina DNA segment encodes these proteins:
- the fcl gene encoding GDP-L-fucose synthase — translation MKTVYVAGHNGMVGSAIIRNLEQRSDVDVVVRERSELNLVCQQEVATFFADQKIDEVYLAAAKVGGIHANHTYPAEFIYENLMIESNIIHSAHQHGVQKLLFLGSSCIYPKHATQPMTENELLSGPLEATNEPYAIAKIAGIKLCESYNRQYNRDYRSVMPTNLYGPNDNFHPENSHVIPALLRRFHEARVANDEIVVAWGSGKPMREFLYVDDMAAASIHVMELDADTYQNHTSPMLSHINVGTGIDCTIKELVETVARVVGFEGRIEWDTSKPDGTPRKLMDVTRLNQLGWSASVSLEEGLQRSYRWFLENQHSVRG, via the coding sequence GTGAAGACGGTATATGTAGCTGGTCATAATGGCATGGTGGGCTCGGCCATAATACGAAATCTCGAACAGCGAAGCGATGTAGATGTTGTGGTTCGTGAACGCAGCGAGCTGAATTTGGTATGCCAGCAAGAAGTGGCGACATTTTTTGCTGACCAGAAAATTGATGAAGTGTACCTGGCAGCGGCCAAAGTAGGGGGCATTCACGCCAACCATACTTACCCGGCTGAATTCATCTACGAAAACCTGATGATAGAGTCGAACATCATTCATTCAGCTCATCAACATGGTGTCCAAAAGCTGCTGTTTTTAGGCTCGTCGTGTATTTACCCCAAACACGCGACGCAGCCGATGACCGAAAATGAATTGTTATCCGGCCCCCTTGAAGCCACTAATGAGCCTTATGCCATCGCCAAAATCGCCGGTATAAAATTGTGCGAAAGCTATAACCGGCAATACAATCGTGATTACCGTTCGGTCATGCCGACCAACCTGTATGGCCCCAATGACAATTTTCATCCTGAAAATTCCCATGTGATCCCCGCCTTGCTTCGACGCTTTCATGAAGCCCGCGTGGCGAATGATGAAATCGTTGTGGCGTGGGGAAGTGGCAAACCCATGCGGGAATTTTTGTACGTTGATGATATGGCAGCTGCCAGTATCCACGTAATGGAACTTGATGCGGATACGTATCAGAACCATACCTCACCTATGTTAAGCCACATTAATGTAGGTACAGGTATAGATTGTACTATCAAAGAGCTGGTGGAAACGGTTGCCAGGGTAGTAGGGTTTGAGGGCCGTATTGAGTGGGATACCAGCAAGCCAGATGGCACCCCGCGTAAGCTAATGGACGTAACCCGCCTCAATCAGCTAGGGTGGTCGGCGTCGGTATCTTTGGAAGAGGGCCTGCAGCGCAGCTATCGCTGGTTTTTAGAAAATCAACACAGCGTTCGGGGTTAA
- a CDS encoding GDP-mannose mannosyl hydrolase, with translation MFLPAPTFETVVASTPLVAIDLVVENPQGEVLLGERTNRPAQGYWFVPGGRIQKNEAIKDAFVRLCREELGLSLAYEKACFIGPYEHFYADSIFNEVSTHYVVLAFKIKAQLTLNTLPAAQHGDYAWFSPYQLLQHQRVHPHTKCYFSEVKSSTTM, from the coding sequence ATGTTCCTACCGGCCCCCACATTCGAAACTGTGGTAGCTTCAACGCCGCTTGTCGCTATTGACCTGGTGGTAGAAAACCCGCAAGGCGAGGTGTTATTGGGCGAACGCACAAACCGACCGGCGCAAGGCTACTGGTTTGTGCCCGGTGGCCGGATACAAAAGAACGAGGCAATAAAAGATGCTTTCGTTCGGTTGTGTCGCGAAGAATTAGGCTTGTCGCTCGCTTACGAGAAAGCCTGTTTTATAGGACCTTATGAACATTTTTATGCTGACAGTATTTTTAATGAAGTAAGCACGCACTATGTGGTTTTGGCCTTTAAAATTAAGGCCCAGTTAACCCTAAATACGCTTCCGGCTGCGCAGCATGGCGACTACGCCTGGTTTTCGCCGTACCAATTGCTACAGCATCAGCGGGTTCATCCCCATACTAAATGTTATTTTTCTGAGGTAAAGTCATCCACAACGATGTAA